A window from Melitaea cinxia chromosome 5, ilMelCinx1.1, whole genome shotgun sequence encodes these proteins:
- the LOC123653925 gene encoding probable G-protein coupled receptor Mth-like 1 has translation MLGTAVVVFLCSWLAAAGGARPAAPRNVPRCCPAGQALPPAALRADLLPAAALPAACRPAASEPWAPLVYAPLHNSYLERGRLPLHWRLAFSHVPACLELRILPEHAAPYALLANNGYLLMRGAAVALPPERYCADAVAALVCAEDAGGRGPSKCCSEGRAFDGFSCVEDKSRALEALNELREIANGSAVGTGWPACADGSQYAVAGALSGSKLLEGGALELHGEKRLEAGAWCAEAVAGEAGTRVLACEAAARASQPAQTARHALYGAGLAVGAAFLAATLAAGFALPAAHHALHWRCQTHYVAALMLGDVLLAATQLAGDRVPPTLCRALAVCMHFLFLSAFFWLNTMCFNIWWTFRDFRPTSLERGQEACRLRVYMVYAWGGPLVVAGVAALLDHLPPGAAPGLLRPRFAVQRCWFYGDMEILVYFFGPVGVLLLVNLALFISTTRQLTCGLWRRDEVKSTSERAALGRVCAKLVVVMGVTWGADVVSWAAGGPEYVWYATDLLNALQGVFIFLVVGCQPHAWAALKRAAAAWCARAPGGAAHSSSQLPSCGESLTHTTAAPAPAPAPPRLPMETVC, from the exons ATGTTAGGGACGGCGGTGGTCGTGTTCCTGTGTTCGTGGCTGGCAGCGGCCGGTGGCGCGCGGCCCGCGGCGCCGCGCAACGTGCCGCGCTGCTGCCCGGCGGGCCAGGCGctgccgcccgccgcgctgcgGGCCGACCTGCTGCCCGCCGCGGCCCTGCCCGCCGCCTGCCGCCCGGCCGCCTCCGAGCCCTGGGCGCCGCTCGTGTACGCGCCTCTTCACAACTCCTACCTCGAACGGGGACGGCTGCCGCTGCACTGGCGACTGGCGTTTTCTCACGTGCCCGCATGTCTAGAATTGCGTATATTGCCGGAACACGCCGCACCTTATGCGCTTCTTGCAAACAATGGATACCTGTTGATGCGCGGAGCGGCGGTGGCGCTTCCGCCCGAACGGTATTGCGCGGATGCGGTCGCGGCCCTCGTGTGCGCCGAGGACGCCGGCGGCCGAGGACCTTCTAAGTGTTGCTCCGAGGGGCGCGCTTTTGACGGCTTCAGTTGCGTGGAGGACAAAAGCCGTGCGTTAGAAGCCCTGAACGAACTACGTGAAATCGCGAACGGTAGTGCAGTGGGTACCGGATGGCCGGCGTGCGCGGATGGTTCGCAGTATGCGGTGGCGGGCGCGCTGAGCGGCTCGAAGCTCCTCGAAGGCGGTGCGCTGGAGCTGCACGGGGAGAAGCGCCTGGAGGCGGGCGCGTGGTGCGCGGAGGCGGTCGCGGGCGAGGCCGGCACGCGGGTGCTGGCCTGCGAGGCGGCTGCGCGGGCGTCGCAGCCGGCGCAGACGGCTCGGCACGCGCTGTACGGCGCGGGGCTGGCCGTGGGCGCCGCCTTCCTGGCGGCTACGCTGGCGGCCGGTTTCGCGCTGCCGGCGGCGCACCACGCGCTACACTGGCGCTGCCAAACGCACTACGTGGCCGCGCTCATGCTGGGAGATGTGCTGCTGGCCGCCACGCAGCTGGCCGGAGACCGCGTGCCGCCCACGCTATGTCGCGCACTCG CTGTGTGTATGCATTTCCTCTTTCTGTCGGCGTTCTTCTGGCTGAACACTATGTGTTTTAACATCTGGTGGACGTTTAG GGACTTCCGGCCGACGTCGCTGGAGCGCGGGCAGGAGGCGTGCCGCCTGCGTGTGTACATGGTGTACGCGTGGGGCGGGCCGCTGGTGGTGGCGGGCGTGGCCGCGCTGCTGGACCACCTGCCGCCCGGCGCCGCGCCCGGCCTGCTGCGCCCGCGCTTCGCCGTGCAGCGCTGCTGGTTCTACGGCGACATGGAGATCCTCGTCTACTTTTTCGGGCCCGTCGGCGTGCTACTGCTCGTCAACCTCGCGCTCTTCATCTCCACTACCCGCCAGCTCACGTGCGGCCTCTGGCGACGCGACGAAGTCAAGTCCACTTCGGAAAG GGCGGCCCTCGGACGCGTCTGCGCGAAGCTGGTGGTGGTGATGGGCGTGACCTGGGGCGCGGACGTGGTGTCGTGGGCGGCCGGCGGGCCGGAGTACGTGTGGTACGCCACGGACCTGCTGAACGCGCTGCAGGGCGTGTTCATCTTCCTGGTGGTGGGCTGCCAGCCGCACGCGTGGGCGGCGCTGaagcgcgcggcggcggcgtgGTGCGCGCGCGCGCCCGGCGGCGCCGCGCACTCGTCCTCGCAGCTGCCGTCGTGCGGCGAGTCGCTCACGCACACCACGGCGGCGCCCGCCCCCGCGCCCGCCCCGCCGCGCCTGCCCATGGAGACCGTGTGCTGA